In Akkermansia muciniphila, one DNA window encodes the following:
- a CDS encoding HlyD family efflux transporter periplasmic adaptor subunit, which produces MNRTSLTMAGFLAALFMGIPSLADSIAPGILLPKKNTKSISFSPQGSSNIFLLGIMPQGSSVKKGESVAQADFRILDRSIEDYERAIKSKNLEVLKLRYALDQQKERSALALQKYQTALARTEEDQKDFLEKRKARMLAEEEERVNKALRHMSYKQEELNQLTKMYKDDQVAEETEEIILKRLKNELGESEFAVQGARLVAELAKLRNIHRLGEDYATAVREKQMDLEQARKQADVDLEQKKIALTEAEVSLRRLQDKYNELKADREMASFKAPENGILLYGGYVADKWVAIPVAEKLKPGGKLEAFDKIATIVPPDSELIVQATLPDSTATPKVGEPVVIKITNMQIPGIITEASPIPGADGKRRIIITPKVPASQIFAPGLPVQVTIKDQQT; this is translated from the coding sequence ATGAACCGCACCTCCCTCACCATGGCCGGATTTCTGGCCGCCCTGTTCATGGGAATTCCCTCCCTGGCGGATTCCATTGCCCCGGGCATCCTTCTTCCCAAAAAAAATACCAAATCCATTTCCTTCTCCCCCCAGGGAAGCTCGAACATTTTCCTGCTCGGCATCATGCCGCAGGGAAGCTCCGTCAAGAAAGGGGAATCCGTAGCCCAGGCGGACTTCCGCATACTGGACAGGAGCATTGAGGATTATGAACGCGCCATTAAGAGCAAAAACCTGGAAGTGCTGAAGCTCCGGTACGCCCTGGACCAGCAGAAGGAACGTTCCGCCCTGGCCCTGCAAAAATACCAGACGGCCCTGGCCCGGACGGAAGAGGATCAAAAGGATTTCCTGGAAAAACGGAAGGCCCGCATGCTGGCGGAAGAAGAAGAACGCGTCAACAAGGCCCTGCGCCACATGTCCTACAAGCAGGAAGAACTGAACCAGCTTACCAAGATGTACAAGGACGACCAGGTGGCGGAGGAAACGGAAGAGATTATTCTGAAGCGCCTAAAAAATGAACTTGGGGAAAGCGAATTCGCCGTTCAGGGGGCCAGGCTCGTTGCGGAGCTGGCCAAACTGCGCAATATCCACCGCCTGGGGGAAGACTACGCGACGGCGGTCAGGGAAAAGCAGATGGATCTGGAACAGGCCCGGAAGCAGGCGGATGTTGACCTGGAACAGAAAAAAATAGCCCTGACGGAGGCGGAAGTGTCCCTGCGGCGCCTTCAGGACAAGTACAATGAACTGAAAGCGGACCGGGAAATGGCCTCTTTCAAGGCTCCGGAAAACGGCATCCTGCTGTACGGCGGATATGTGGCGGACAAATGGGTGGCCATCCCGGTGGCGGAAAAGCTGAAACCCGGCGGCAAACTGGAAGCCTTTGACAAAATCGCCACCATCGTTCCGCCGGATTCGGAACTGATTGTCCAGGCCACTCTTCCGGACTCCACCGCTACGCCCAAGGTGGGGGAACCCGTCGTCATCAAAATAACGAACATGCAGATTCCCGGCATTATTACGGAAGCCAGCCCCATTCCGGGAGCAGACGGCAAGCGCCGGATTATCATCACGCCCAAGGTTCCCGCCAGCCAGATTTTCGCGCCCGGACTTCCCGTCCAGGTGACCATCAAGGACCAGCAGACCTGA
- a CDS encoding pyridoxal-phosphate-dependent aminotransferase family protein, with translation MATKLFIPGPTEVAPEVLAAMSGPMMGHRSKAASALQRRISNNLRRILLTEQEILLSTSSGTGLMEGAVRSCTAKRAAIFSVGAFGDKWYKIATGNGVPSDIFKSELGQPTTSEMVDAALSTGKYDTICITHNETSTGIQNPVEEIAEVLKKYPDVVWCMDAVSSAAGSRIETDKLGVDVLVTSTQKALALPPGMAVCTLSQKAYERTASVPNRGCYFDLRSIYDTIQKKDYQYTNTPCVSIMYAMDLQLQRIMQEGVENRFARHEAMAEFVRSWADEYFSVFANRDHLSRTLTVISNTRDIDIAALNNALIERGMQLGNGYGDLKNKTFRIAHMGELTMDDMRSITSNIVDILKLK, from the coding sequence ATGGCAACCAAATTATTCATTCCCGGACCCACTGAAGTAGCACCTGAAGTACTTGCCGCCATGAGCGGCCCGATGATGGGGCACCGATCCAAAGCGGCCTCCGCCCTGCAGCGCCGCATTTCCAACAATCTGCGCCGCATCCTGCTGACGGAACAGGAAATTCTGCTTTCCACTTCCTCCGGGACGGGCCTGATGGAAGGCGCCGTGCGTTCCTGCACCGCCAAACGCGCCGCCATTTTTTCCGTGGGCGCCTTCGGCGACAAATGGTACAAGATCGCCACGGGCAACGGCGTTCCCTCCGATATTTTCAAGAGCGAACTGGGGCAGCCCACCACCTCGGAAATGGTGGACGCCGCCCTCTCCACCGGCAAATACGACACCATTTGCATCACGCACAATGAGACGTCCACCGGCATCCAGAACCCGGTGGAGGAAATTGCGGAAGTGCTTAAAAAATACCCGGATGTCGTGTGGTGCATGGATGCCGTGAGTTCCGCCGCCGGCTCCCGGATTGAAACGGACAAGCTGGGCGTGGACGTACTGGTAACTTCCACCCAGAAGGCGCTTGCCCTGCCCCCCGGCATGGCTGTCTGCACGCTGTCCCAAAAAGCGTACGAACGCACCGCCTCCGTTCCCAACCGCGGCTGTTACTTTGACCTGCGTTCCATTTACGACACCATCCAGAAGAAGGACTACCAGTACACGAACACCCCCTGCGTCTCCATCATGTACGCCATGGACCTCCAGCTCCAGCGCATCATGCAGGAAGGCGTGGAAAACCGCTTCGCGCGTCATGAAGCCATGGCGGAATTCGTGCGCTCCTGGGCGGATGAATATTTCAGCGTCTTCGCCAACCGGGACCACCTTTCCCGCACCCTGACGGTGATCAGCAACACGAGGGACATCGACATCGCCGCCCTGAACAACGCCCTGATCGAACGCGGCATGCAGCTCGGCAACGGTTACGGGGACTTGAAGAACAAAACGTTCCGCATTGCCCACATGGGTGAACTGACGATGGATGACATGCGCTCCATCACATCCAACATCGTGGATATCCTGAAACTCAAATAA
- a CDS encoding 3-phosphoglycerate dehydrogenase family protein: protein MNKVLIPTKLSDVAANTLKTAGYEVIQDADTPLEKQVAAHPDAVALIVRSEKVTPEIMDALPSLKLVVRAGAGYDNIDIVYARKKNVDVMNTPGANSNAVAEEVMAMILAYYRHIVQADATTREGLWEKKKYMGSELTKKTVGIIGLGNIGRNLVKRLQGFEPILLGYDHFLARQRALNIGVTPTSIEDIFSQCDIITLHVPGGPSTHHMVNAELIGKMKDGAVLINCSRYGVVDEEALAAAKAAGKNIGYLTDVHPKDAPGEKPSAPIADLILPHLGANTREANTKAAKRAAEQMIAYFSDGDTSCVVNGESPSGLNPAHLQLAFLLASLARKAGGNKPIRRVECTFYGNLRIFRKWFTAPILEGLLPHAEKGLMPAAAEESLREHGIVFKAREPKDDKPYEDSITLDVAMEEEEEYFHTSVRGVVTEGIPMISRLNNFNGLYADLRGTTLCLRYKDRPGVIARIGSALSSHGINIDNIAAPADHATREALTVIKTNQPVSDELLDKIAKEIDAISAFSLNL, encoded by the coding sequence ATGAACAAGGTCCTTATTCCCACCAAACTCTCCGACGTAGCGGCCAACACGCTTAAAACGGCCGGCTATGAAGTCATCCAGGACGCTGATACGCCTCTGGAAAAACAGGTAGCCGCCCATCCGGATGCCGTGGCTCTGATCGTCCGCAGCGAAAAAGTCACTCCGGAAATCATGGACGCCCTTCCTTCCCTGAAGCTGGTCGTCCGCGCCGGAGCCGGTTACGACAACATCGACATTGTGTACGCCCGTAAAAAAAACGTGGATGTCATGAATACCCCCGGAGCCAATTCCAATGCCGTGGCGGAAGAGGTCATGGCCATGATTCTGGCCTACTACCGCCACATCGTCCAGGCGGACGCCACCACCCGGGAAGGCCTGTGGGAAAAGAAAAAATACATGGGCAGCGAGCTGACCAAAAAGACGGTGGGCATCATCGGCCTGGGCAACATCGGCCGCAACCTCGTCAAGCGCCTTCAGGGATTTGAACCCATTCTGCTGGGCTACGACCACTTTCTGGCACGCCAGCGCGCCCTGAACATCGGCGTCACCCCCACCAGCATTGAAGATATCTTCTCCCAGTGCGACATTATTACCCTGCACGTTCCGGGCGGTCCCTCCACCCACCACATGGTGAACGCGGAACTCATCGGCAAAATGAAAGACGGCGCAGTGCTCATCAACTGCTCCCGCTACGGCGTGGTGGATGAAGAGGCGCTGGCCGCCGCCAAGGCCGCAGGCAAAAACATCGGCTACCTGACGGACGTCCACCCCAAGGACGCGCCCGGAGAGAAGCCTTCCGCCCCCATTGCGGACCTGATTCTTCCCCACCTGGGAGCCAACACCCGGGAGGCCAATACGAAAGCGGCCAAACGCGCCGCGGAACAGATGATCGCCTACTTTTCCGACGGCGACACCTCCTGCGTGGTGAACGGGGAATCCCCCAGCGGCCTCAATCCGGCCCATCTTCAACTGGCGTTCCTGCTCGCCTCCCTGGCGCGCAAGGCCGGCGGCAACAAGCCCATCCGCCGCGTGGAATGCACCTTTTACGGCAACCTGCGCATTTTCCGCAAATGGTTTACGGCCCCCATTCTGGAAGGCCTTCTGCCGCATGCGGAAAAAGGGCTCATGCCTGCCGCCGCGGAAGAATCCCTGCGGGAGCACGGCATCGTTTTCAAAGCGCGGGAACCCAAAGACGACAAACCTTATGAAGATTCCATCACGCTGGACGTGGCCATGGAAGAGGAAGAGGAATATTTCCACACCAGCGTGCGCGGCGTGGTGACGGAAGGCATCCCCATGATCTCCCGCCTGAACAATTTCAACGGATTGTACGCGGACCTGCGCGGCACGACATTATGCCTGCGCTACAAGGACCGTCCGGGTGTTATCGCTCGCATCGGCTCCGCCCTGTCTTCCCATGGAATCAACATTGACAACATCGCCGCCCCGGCCGACCACGCCACCAGGGAGGCCCTGACCGTGATCAAGACGAACCAGCCGGTTTCCGATGAGCTGCTGGATAAAATCGCGAAAGAGATAGATGCTATCTCCGCGTTCTCCCTGAATCTTTAA
- a CDS encoding prenyltransferase/squalene oxidase repeat-containing protein, which produces MFRLLTTSFFAALCLHLSAAQGESAPEEKADVIPIAKTPDIPPAKPGQFDRAFRRGVDFLLKTQNKDGSWGDHRVIGTWNILCPYPDGPLTFKTASTALCIAGLNASPLHHEPAVQEAMTRAEDYLIRTMPHLKRGDALCVYNTWAHTYVLDAMSMRAARLAPDSLRYRELKECARSQVKKLNDLASAMGGWGYLTYSGFSKRPAAQPTSFLTGTVLISAWMAGKSFGLSLDDKIFARALKFLKSQRTPAGTYVYSLSHAFYPGRPINRHTGSLARTPACDYAIRLWEPEGISLRQLVDGLDRLWSRRGWLTMALHKPTPHESFAQNSGYFFYYGYYYSGMCLGMLAPNQAKRHASLLANDILTRQGTDGAWWDYPLYNYHKFYGTGYALYALSRAWDRLYGQPEPLPASVSTLSRP; this is translated from the coding sequence ATGTTCCGCCTGCTGACGACCAGTTTTTTCGCCGCCTTGTGCCTGCATCTTTCCGCAGCGCAGGGGGAATCCGCGCCGGAGGAAAAGGCGGATGTCATTCCGATTGCCAAAACCCCGGATATCCCCCCCGCGAAACCCGGACAATTTGACAGGGCATTCCGCCGCGGCGTGGATTTCCTGCTGAAAACGCAAAATAAGGACGGCTCCTGGGGCGACCACCGGGTAATCGGCACCTGGAACATCCTCTGCCCCTACCCGGACGGGCCGCTCACTTTCAAAACGGCCAGCACCGCCCTGTGCATTGCAGGGCTCAACGCCAGCCCCCTGCATCATGAACCCGCCGTGCAGGAAGCCATGACCCGTGCGGAAGACTACCTCATCCGCACAATGCCCCATCTGAAACGCGGCGACGCCCTGTGCGTCTACAACACCTGGGCGCATACCTATGTGCTGGACGCCATGAGCATGAGGGCCGCAAGACTGGCCCCGGACAGCCTGCGCTACCGGGAATTGAAGGAATGCGCCCGCTCCCAGGTGAAAAAACTCAATGATCTGGCTTCCGCCATGGGGGGCTGGGGCTACCTCACTTATTCCGGCTTCAGCAAACGCCCCGCGGCCCAGCCCACCTCTTTTCTGACGGGAACCGTCCTCATCTCCGCCTGGATGGCAGGAAAATCATTCGGCCTTTCCCTTGACGACAAAATATTCGCCCGCGCGCTGAAATTTCTTAAATCCCAGAGAACGCCCGCGGGGACCTACGTTTATTCCCTTTCCCATGCCTTCTATCCCGGCAGGCCCATCAACCGCCATACCGGCAGCCTGGCCCGCACGCCCGCCTGCGATTACGCCATCAGGCTCTGGGAACCGGAGGGCATCTCCCTGCGCCAGCTTGTGGACGGCCTGGACCGCCTGTGGAGCCGCAGGGGATGGCTGACGATGGCCCTGCACAAACCCACTCCCCACGAGAGTTTCGCCCAGAATTCCGGCTATTTTTTCTATTACGGATACTATTATTCGGGAATGTGCCTGGGCATGCTGGCTCCAAACCAGGCAAAACGGCACGCGTCCCTATTGGCCAACGATATCCTCACCCGCCAGGGAACAGACGGGGCGTGGTGGGACTACCCCCTGTACAATTACCATAAATTCTACGGCACCGGATATGCCCTGTACGCTCTTTCCCGCGCCTGGGACAGGCTGTACGGACAACCGGAACCGCTTCCAGCCTCTGTTTCCACACTATCCCGGCCATGA
- a CDS encoding LysR substrate-binding domain-containing protein: MVEYYFLSMITDFRLKVFETVARRLNFTRAAEELFITQPAVTRHIKELERLLDARLFKREGRGIALTAEGARLLAHSRRILKEYETLAEEISFGRDAPVSGELSLGASSTMSQYVLPPLLALFNRHYPEIRIWLKSGNTEEIEQAVQDESVQLGIVEGTATRADLHYQPFMEDEIILAGSMQAAVPSEGLSLTQLSHVPLIMREPGSGTRRVVEEALKKHGISVSDLHILMTLGNTESIKMYLEHSTACSFLSSLAARGEFKRGNLKKIHLRHLEIRRTFHFVSGHGDHSRINELFIKFCRHYYNKI; encoded by the coding sequence ATGGTTGAATATTATTTTCTCTCCATGATTACGGATTTCCGGCTGAAAGTGTTTGAAACCGTCGCACGGCGCCTGAATTTTACCCGCGCGGCGGAAGAATTGTTCATCACGCAGCCAGCCGTCACCCGGCATATCAAGGAACTGGAACGCCTGCTGGACGCCCGTCTGTTCAAAAGGGAGGGACGGGGGATTGCCCTGACGGCGGAAGGGGCGCGCCTGCTGGCCCATTCCCGCCGCATCCTTAAGGAATATGAAACGCTGGCGGAAGAAATATCCTTTGGCCGGGATGCCCCTGTTTCCGGAGAATTGAGCCTGGGAGCCAGCTCCACCATGTCCCAGTATGTGCTGCCTCCGCTGCTGGCCCTGTTCAACCGCCATTACCCGGAAATACGCATATGGCTGAAAAGCGGCAATACGGAAGAAATAGAACAGGCCGTTCAGGACGAATCCGTGCAGCTTGGCATTGTGGAGGGCACGGCAACGCGTGCGGACCTGCATTACCAGCCATTTATGGAGGACGAGATTATTCTGGCGGGCAGCATGCAGGCCGCTGTGCCCAGTGAAGGGCTTTCCCTCACGCAGCTCTCCCATGTTCCCCTGATTATGCGTGAACCGGGGTCCGGCACGCGCCGGGTGGTGGAGGAGGCGTTGAAAAAACACGGAATCTCCGTTTCCGACCTCCATATTCTGATGACGCTGGGCAATACGGAAAGCATTAAAATGTACCTGGAGCATTCTACGGCGTGCTCTTTTCTTTCTTCCCTTGCCGCCCGGGGAGAATTCAAACGCGGGAATTTGAAGAAAATACATCTTCGCCACCTGGAAATCCGCCGCACCTTCCACTTCGTCTCAGGACATGGAGACCATAGCAGAATCAATGAACTGTTCATCAAGTTCTGCCGCCATTACTATAACAAAATCTAA
- a CDS encoding glycoside hydrolase family 43 protein produces the protein MTNTMKSLLALCLFCSASSVSTAETPVKHTSFRPREIWTDNNGAHINAHGGGILYDKGTYYWYGEHKVEGDAGNYAQVGVHCYSSKDLYNWKDEGIALKVAEGDNSHPIARGCILERPKVVYNRKTGKYVMWFHLELKGKGYGSAYAGVATAATPTGPFKFLKAGRVNPGKWPLNMDQKNQTMETFKGVPGLTSSALPEGVRSEDMFKKDFEKGQMSRDMTIFVDDDGKAYHIYSSEENSTTHIAELTPDYTGHTGKFVRVFPGRFMEAPAIFKHKGKYYFIASGCTGWAPNAARSAMARNITGPWTELKNPCVGPRAGITFGGQSAFILPVQGKPGKFIFMADIWRPKNAIDGRYMWLPIQFDGDQIKLEWKDEWTLDDL, from the coding sequence ATGACAAACACCATGAAATCGCTTCTGGCGCTCTGCCTGTTTTGCAGCGCGTCTTCCGTCTCCACCGCGGAAACTCCGGTTAAACACACCTCCTTCAGGCCCAGGGAAATCTGGACGGACAACAACGGCGCGCACATCAACGCCCACGGCGGCGGCATCCTGTACGACAAAGGCACCTATTACTGGTATGGAGAGCACAAGGTGGAGGGGGACGCGGGAAACTATGCCCAGGTGGGGGTTCACTGCTATTCCTCCAAAGACCTCTATAACTGGAAGGACGAAGGAATCGCCCTGAAGGTGGCGGAAGGGGACAATTCCCACCCCATCGCCAGGGGCTGCATCCTGGAACGCCCCAAAGTGGTTTACAACAGGAAGACCGGAAAGTATGTGATGTGGTTCCATCTGGAACTCAAGGGGAAAGGATACGGTTCCGCTTACGCCGGGGTGGCAACGGCCGCAACACCCACGGGGCCATTCAAGTTCCTGAAGGCCGGGCGCGTCAATCCGGGCAAATGGCCCCTGAACATGGATCAAAAGAACCAAACCATGGAGACGTTCAAGGGAGTCCCCGGCCTGACTTCCAGCGCGCTGCCCGAAGGCGTACGTTCCGAGGATATGTTCAAGAAGGACTTTGAAAAAGGACAGATGAGCCGGGACATGACCATCTTTGTGGACGACGACGGCAAAGCCTACCACATCTATTCTTCCGAAGAAAACAGCACCACCCACATTGCGGAGCTGACGCCGGACTACACGGGGCATACGGGAAAATTCGTCCGGGTATTTCCCGGACGCTTCATGGAAGCTCCCGCCATCTTCAAACACAAGGGCAAATATTATTTCATCGCCTCCGGATGCACGGGCTGGGCTCCCAACGCCGCCCGCAGCGCCATGGCCAGAAACATCACCGGCCCATGGACGGAACTGAAAAATCCCTGCGTGGGGCCCAGGGCCGGCATCACGTTCGGCGGCCAGAGCGCCTTCATCCTGCCCGTGCAGGGCAAACCCGGCAAATTCATCTTCATGGCGGACATCTGGCGGCCCAAAAACGCCATTGACGGCCGCTATATGTGGCTTCCCATCCAGTTTGACGGAGACCAGATCAAACTGGAATGGAAGGACGAATGGACGCTGGATGACCTGTAA
- a CDS encoding prenyltransferase/squalene oxidase repeat-containing protein: MNKAVLFLAALGASTALCAPVPAKKTEKRDTIPIARVPDVPPPSRETLDASIRKAADFLLKEQNRDGSWGNHTRTKGLNVLCPYPEGPRSFRAASTSLCVIGLLTSPLKEDPAVKAALDKAVQYLLTTLPTLKRGDTRTVLGVWGHAYGLSALSRAALNLPADAPLREELKKTASLQINALDQMADVQGGWGYYTFKTFSKRPIGEPTSFLTATVLLAYKDAELAFGLKPENRVVKRAVACLEKLRTPAGSYVYSLSHSFYPGRPINRHTGSLARTPAGDLALMRYDPSFISRRQLEDGLERIWSRGGWLSLAVKKPIPHESFAQNAGYFFYYGYYYAARCLEEVAPEHLARHAAHLASDLLPMQEKDGSWWDYPLYNYHQFYGTGYALYAVSRVRESLYPSDTATTS; this comes from the coding sequence ATGAATAAAGCCGTCCTTTTCCTTGCCGCTCTTGGAGCCAGTACGGCGCTCTGCGCTCCTGTCCCGGCGAAAAAAACGGAAAAAAGAGATACCATTCCCATTGCCAGGGTTCCGGACGTTCCGCCTCCCTCCCGGGAAACGCTGGACGCTTCTATCCGGAAGGCGGCTGACTTTCTGTTGAAGGAACAGAACAGGGATGGTTCCTGGGGAAACCATACGCGCACCAAGGGCCTGAACGTTCTCTGCCCCTATCCGGAAGGCCCCAGGTCGTTCAGAGCGGCTTCCACCTCCCTGTGCGTCATCGGCCTCCTGACCAGCCCCCTGAAAGAAGACCCCGCCGTCAAGGCAGCCCTGGACAAAGCGGTGCAATACCTGCTGACCACGCTGCCCACCCTGAAACGGGGAGACACCCGTACCGTGCTTGGCGTATGGGGCCACGCCTACGGCCTTTCCGCCCTGAGCCGGGCGGCGCTAAACCTTCCCGCGGATGCCCCTCTGCGCGAAGAACTCAAAAAGACAGCCTCCCTTCAAATCAACGCGCTGGACCAGATGGCGGACGTCCAGGGCGGCTGGGGCTATTACACATTTAAAACTTTTTCCAAACGCCCCATTGGGGAACCCACGTCCTTCCTGACGGCCACCGTCCTGCTTGCCTACAAGGACGCGGAACTGGCCTTCGGCCTCAAGCCGGAAAACCGCGTCGTCAAACGCGCCGTCGCCTGTCTGGAAAAGCTGAGGACGCCCGCCGGCAGCTACGTTTATTCCCTTTCCCATTCCTTCTATCCCGGCAGGCCCATCAACCGCCACACCGGTAGCCTGGCCCGAACCCCCGCCGGGGATCTGGCCCTGATGCGGTATGACCCGTCCTTTATTTCCAGGAGGCAGCTGGAAGACGGCCTGGAACGCATCTGGAGCCGCGGCGGCTGGCTTTCTCTGGCCGTCAAGAAACCCATTCCCCATGAAAGCTTTGCCCAGAACGCAGGCTATTTCTTCTATTACGGGTATTATTACGCCGCCCGCTGCCTGGAGGAAGTGGCGCCGGAACATCTGGCGCGCCATGCGGCCCATCTGGCAAGCGACCTCCTGCCCATGCAGGAAAAAGACGGGTCCTGGTGGGACTACCCCCTGTACAACTACCATCAATTCTACGGCACCGGATACGCCCTGTATGCCGTCTCCCGCGTCAGGGAATCCCTGTATCCCTCCGATACTGCAACAACTTCATGA
- a CDS encoding DUF1015 domain-containing protein, translating into MSILHPFPALRPPRELAARVSSLPYDVMNHREAKEMAAGNDASFLHICRSDIDTGEAAIHAPETYAKARENLERFVREGYLLRDERPSFYIYRQIMWGRVQTGIVGCASVDEYASGAIKKHELTRREKELDRIEHFDACSAQTEPVFLAYRKHEGLSAIIREWIKFHKPEYDFTTEDGVTHILWPVSEPGTVEDIRKSFEEVDALYIADGHHRTASSAAVSARRRQEHPDYTGQEEFNYLMAVVFCDEDLFIMDYNRVVRDLNGLTEEEFMEKLRASFDVNPVDAIPGEGYAPRAKHEFGMYLNGRWYSVTAKPGTFPSDHPIESLDCAILQANMLAPILGIDDPRTSDRIDFVGGIRGLGELERRCSGEMALAFSLYPVTMADLFRVADAGEIMPPKSTWFEPKLRSGLFIHTIEQ; encoded by the coding sequence ATGTCCATTCTCCATCCCTTCCCCGCCCTGCGCCCTCCCCGGGAACTGGCCGCGCGGGTCTCCTCCCTCCCCTATGATGTCATGAACCACCGGGAGGCCAAGGAAATGGCCGCCGGAAACGACGCCTCCTTCCTCCATATCTGCCGTTCCGACATCGACACGGGCGAAGCCGCCATTCATGCCCCGGAAACCTACGCCAAAGCCAGGGAAAACCTGGAAAGGTTCGTCCGCGAAGGTTACCTCCTCCGGGATGAACGGCCGTCTTTCTACATCTACCGCCAAATCATGTGGGGGCGCGTACAGACGGGCATCGTCGGCTGCGCCTCCGTGGATGAATACGCCAGCGGCGCCATTAAAAAGCACGAACTGACCCGCAGGGAAAAGGAACTTGACCGGATCGAGCACTTTGACGCCTGTTCCGCTCAGACGGAACCGGTATTCCTGGCCTACCGCAAACATGAGGGTCTTTCCGCCATCATCCGGGAATGGATTAAATTCCACAAACCCGAATATGATTTTACCACGGAGGACGGCGTCACCCATATCCTGTGGCCCGTTTCCGAACCCGGCACGGTGGAAGACATCCGCAAAAGCTTTGAAGAAGTGGACGCCCTTTACATTGCGGACGGGCACCACCGCACGGCTTCCAGCGCCGCCGTTTCCGCCAGACGCCGCCAGGAACACCCGGACTACACGGGGCAGGAAGAATTCAATTACCTGATGGCTGTCGTCTTCTGTGATGAAGACCTTTTCATCATGGACTACAACCGCGTCGTGCGCGACCTGAACGGCCTGACTGAAGAGGAATTCATGGAAAAACTCCGTGCCTCCTTTGACGTAAATCCTGTGGATGCCATTCCCGGAGAAGGCTATGCCCCCCGCGCCAAACACGAATTCGGCATGTACCTGAATGGACGCTGGTATTCCGTCACGGCCAAACCGGGAACCTTCCCGTCCGACCATCCTATCGAAAGCCTGGACTGCGCCATTCTCCAGGCGAATATGCTGGCTCCCATTCTGGGCATTGATGATCCGCGCACGAGCGACCGCATCGACTTCGTAGGAGGAATCCGCGGCCTGGGAGAACTGGAACGCCGCTGTTCCGGAGAAATGGCGCTCGCCTTCTCCCTGTACCCCGTCACCATGGCCGACCTTTTCCGCGTAGCGGACGCCGGGGAAATCATGCCTCCCAAATCCACCTGGTTTGAACCCAAGCTTCGCAGTGGTCTTTTCATCCATACCATTGAACAATAA
- a CDS encoding YeiH family protein gives MSPKHLANPLHGILLIVLFSFSAFYIADFEWVKHLSLSPLIVGIVLGMLYANSLRNHLPETWVPGIQFCTKQVLRTGIVLYGFKLTFQSVIDIGGSALALDLIVVTLTILLGAGLGRLLKMDRDTALLTSIGSSICGAAAVLGAEPVVKSKPYKAAVAVSTVVIFGTLSMFLYPALHRAGILDLTPEQMGLFTGATLHEVAHVVGAGNAMGQAISDPAIIVKMIRVMMLAPVLVVLSIVLARRDSSSGANGEKRNITIPWFAFLFLAVIGFNSLHLLPAGLVDAINALDTFLLTMAMTALGAESSFEKFKKAGARPFLLAGFLYIWLFFGGYWLVKLISF, from the coding sequence ATGTCTCCCAAACATCTAGCCAATCCCCTCCACGGCATCCTGCTTATTGTTCTGTTTTCCTTTTCCGCGTTTTACATTGCGGACTTTGAATGGGTGAAGCATCTTTCCCTCAGCCCGCTGATCGTCGGCATCGTGCTGGGGATGCTTTACGCCAACAGTCTGCGCAACCACCTTCCGGAAACATGGGTTCCCGGCATTCAGTTCTGCACCAAGCAGGTTCTGAGAACGGGCATTGTCCTGTACGGGTTCAAACTGACTTTTCAAAGCGTCATCGACATCGGCGGCTCCGCCCTGGCGCTCGACCTTATTGTGGTCACTCTCACCATTCTTCTGGGAGCCGGGCTGGGACGCCTGCTGAAAATGGACAGGGACACGGCCCTGCTGACTTCCATCGGCAGTTCCATTTGCGGGGCCGCAGCTGTCCTGGGAGCGGAACCCGTCGTCAAAAGCAAACCTTACAAAGCCGCTGTGGCCGTTTCCACCGTGGTCATCTTCGGCACGCTCTCCATGTTTCTGTATCCAGCCCTGCACCGGGCCGGAATACTGGATCTGACGCCGGAACAAATGGGGCTTTTTACCGGAGCCACCCTTCATGAAGTGGCGCATGTGGTGGGCGCCGGCAACGCCATGGGGCAGGCTATTTCCGATCCGGCCATTATCGTCAAGATGATCCGGGTGATGATGCTGGCCCCGGTGCTGGTCGTCCTGAGCATTGTCCTGGCCCGGAGGGACTCCTCTTCCGGCGCAAACGGGGAAAAACGGAACATTACCATTCCCTGGTTCGCCTTCCTGTTTCTCGCCGTCATTGGCTTCAATTCCCTGCACCTGCTGCCTGCCGGACTTGTAGACGCCATCAACGCCCTGGACACATTCCTGCTGACCATGGCGATGACGGCCCTGGGCGCGGAATCCAGCTTTGAGAAGTTTAAGAAAGCCGGAGCGCGGCCTTTCCTGCTTGCAGGCTTCCTGTATATCTGGCTTTTCTTTGGAGGCTACTGGCTGGTCAAGCTGATCAGCTTCTAA